A part of Bacillota bacterium LX-D genomic DNA contains:
- a CDS encoding DEAD/DEAH box helicase — MDGISLDSFNDLSINPELVKKLADMEITKPMEVQKKVIPLVSEGKNVIVQAPTGSGKTLAYLLPLLSKIELTKNLQVLILTPTRELAMQVVKVIREFGDNFYAVPLLGGGNFNRQVDSLKKKPQIIVGTPGRVLEFIKKKKLNVAIVKTLVIDEADKMLTHGFKDDITEIVKNCMPSTQLLFFSATITPTAAKQAAEMAREAELVNIAPATRTAPLIEHLYFSAEENKKSVILQKLVQIFKPQKIIVFITNNRGVGPLTRRLKELGLNAIGLHSDMPQLNRKNVLESFRKGKYFALITTDLFSRGMDVEGVDFVFNYDLPENEEYYIHRVGRTGRGGKKGTAISLVTEKQKFIIKKYEKKLHIKIAYYGIFNDNKVFPVQY; from the coding sequence CATGGAGGTCCAGAAAAAAGTTATTCCTTTAGTGTCTGAAGGCAAAAATGTAATTGTACAAGCACCTACTGGCAGCGGAAAAACACTAGCTTATTTGTTGCCTTTATTGAGTAAAATTGAGTTGACCAAAAACTTACAAGTATTAATTTTAACCCCTACTAGAGAACTGGCTATGCAGGTAGTTAAAGTTATTAGGGAGTTTGGAGATAATTTTTATGCTGTACCTCTTTTAGGTGGTGGCAATTTTAATCGCCAAGTAGACAGCTTAAAGAAAAAACCCCAGATTATTGTAGGCACTCCTGGGAGAGTTTTAGAATTTATTAAGAAAAAAAAGTTAAATGTTGCGATAGTAAAAACATTAGTTATTGATGAAGCTGATAAAATGTTAACTCACGGATTTAAGGATGATATTACGGAAATCGTTAAAAACTGTATGCCTTCAACACAGCTATTGTTTTTTTCTGCTACCATCACTCCTACTGCTGCAAAACAAGCGGCTGAAATGGCGAGAGAAGCGGAACTCGTTAATATAGCGCCAGCCACAAGGACAGCCCCATTAATTGAACACTTATACTTTAGCGCAGAAGAGAATAAAAAGTCTGTTATTTTACAAAAGTTGGTTCAAATATTTAAGCCGCAAAAAATTATTGTTTTTATAACTAATAATCGAGGTGTGGGCCCTTTGACTCGTAGGTTAAAAGAATTAGGCTTAAATGCCATTGGGCTCCACAGCGATATGCCTCAATTGAATAGAAAAAACGTTTTAGAAAGTTTTAGGAAAGGTAAGTATTTTGCCTTAATTACTACGGATCTTTTTTCCAGAGGAATGGATGTTGAAGGTGTAGATTTTGTTTTTAATTATGATTTACCAGAAAATGAGGAGTATTATATCCACCGGGTAGGGAGAACGGGGCGAGGAGGCAAAAAAGGAACCGCCATAAGTTTAGTAACTGAAAAACAAAAATTTATAATTAAAAAGTACGAAAAAAAGCTGCATATAAAGATTGCCTACTATGGCATCTTCAACGATAATAAAGTATTTCCTGTTCAATACTAG
- a CDS encoding DUF4363 family protein: MKVVASLLLFTLCIVGFGVWSISYINNSAQDLTTRFDNLEQNIIQQNWSKADTETKKIAQLWSDTKSRWTLFLNHQEIDNIDLTYARLTKYVETQNRSLALAEISALKLLIEHIPGLQRFSLNNIF, from the coding sequence TTGAAGGTTGTAGCTAGTTTGCTTTTATTTACACTATGTATTGTTGGTTTTGGAGTTTGGTCCATTAGTTATATTAATAATTCTGCTCAAGATTTAACCACCCGCTTTGATAATTTGGAACAAAATATAATTCAGCAGAATTGGTCTAAAGCGGATACAGAAACTAAAAAAATAGCGCAACTTTGGTCTGATACTAAAAGCCGCTGGACTCTTTTTCTGAATCACCAGGAAATTGATAATATAGATTTAACTTATGCTAGACTCACTAAATACGTAGAAACTCAAAATCGTTCCTTAGCATTAGCTGAAATATCAGCCCTTAAATTATTGATTGAACATATTCCGGGATTACAAAGATTTAGTTTAAATAATATTTTTTAG
- a CDS encoding DUF421 domain-containing protein, with amino-acid sequence MLITFTRTIILFILIVVIMRIMGKGQIGELQPFELVIALMLSELAAIPMQDTSIPLIDGIIPILTLLLAQITFSYISIKSKKARKIICGTPSVLIANGKIVEEELIKERFSITDLLEMLRSKDFPNIADVEYAILETNGQLSIIPKSQKRPVTPEDLNIETKYEGMPLALILDGEIDYKNLSHAQLTVPWLEAELKKMGVHNLDDVLIASLDTSGNLYYQLKLEKRRKNIEGCS; translated from the coding sequence ATGCTAATTACATTTACTCGCACCATTATTCTTTTTATTTTAATTGTAGTCATTATGCGTATTATGGGCAAAGGACAAATTGGAGAATTACAGCCCTTCGAGCTAGTCATTGCTCTAATGTTATCAGAATTAGCGGCTATCCCCATGCAAGACACCTCAATTCCTTTAATCGATGGTATAATTCCCATTTTAACTCTCTTACTAGCCCAGATTACTTTCTCGTACATTTCGATTAAGAGTAAAAAAGCACGAAAAATTATTTGTGGAACTCCTAGTGTCTTAATTGCCAATGGCAAAATCGTCGAAGAAGAACTGATTAAGGAACGATTTAGTATTACGGATTTGTTGGAAATGCTCCGCAGCAAGGATTTCCCTAATATTGCAGATGTTGAGTATGCTATTTTAGAAACAAACGGACAACTTAGTATTATTCCTAAATCCCAAAAAAGGCCGGTAACTCCAGAAGATCTGAACATTGAAACTAAATATGAAGGAATGCCCTTAGCTCTCATCCTTGACGGGGAAATCGATTACAAAAATCTTTCGCACGCCCAATTAACTGTACCTTGGCTAGAAGCAGAGCTTAAAAAAATGGGTGTTCACAATCTGGATGATGTACTAATCGCTTCACTAGATACTTCAGGGAACCTCTATTACCAGTTAAAACTAGAAAAGAGGAGGAAAAACATTGAAGGTTGTAGCTAG
- a CDS encoding nucleoside kinase: MKKIKITYPDGTVQEIDKGTTLLKLCQEENNSGQPYLAARVNNVLKDLHFSLQEDAKLEFLDLTSDDGMRIYQRSLCFLLIKAVGELFPEAKVSVEHSISKGLYCELHQAEPITEKDVQQIENRMRELVAQDIPFVKETVSLSEAIKLFEKEGQYDKVSLLKHRNRPHTNLYSCGWLRDYFYGYMAPSTGYLKVFELKFYMPGFILRFPEKSNPTVVPEYVEQPKLFNIFREAEKWAGILEIKNVGSLNEQIASGNAGDLIRVSEAFHEKKIAEIADLITKNRDQIRLILIAGPSSSGKTTFAQRLAVQLRVNDVRPISISLDDYFVSRDKTPLDELGEPDFEALEAIELDLFNEHLTKLIQGSEVELPVFDFITGQREYKGRRVKIKRDQPIIIEGIHGLNDQLTTAIPRGSKFKIYISALTQLNIDDHNRISTTDARIIRRIVRDNQFRSNDALKTIRIWPKVRKGEERNIFPFQENADVMFNSHLVYELAVLVKYAAPLLQKIDEQCPEYSEAKRLLKFLGYFLPMDDKEVPFNSIIREFIGNSCFC; this comes from the coding sequence ATGAAAAAAATTAAAATTACTTATCCTGACGGAACTGTTCAGGAAATTGATAAAGGGACGACTTTATTAAAATTATGTCAAGAAGAAAATAACTCGGGTCAACCATATTTAGCTGCCAGGGTAAATAATGTTTTAAAAGATTTGCATTTTTCTCTTCAAGAGGATGCTAAGCTGGAATTTTTAGATCTCACCTCTGATGATGGAATGAGAATTTACCAACGAAGCCTTTGCTTTTTATTAATAAAAGCTGTTGGTGAGTTGTTTCCAGAAGCTAAGGTTTCCGTAGAACACTCTATAAGCAAAGGTTTGTATTGTGAATTACATCAGGCAGAACCTATTACGGAAAAAGATGTACAACAAATCGAAAACAGAATGCGGGAATTGGTTGCTCAGGATATACCTTTTGTGAAAGAAACAGTATCTTTATCTGAAGCAATAAAACTATTTGAGAAAGAAGGGCAGTATGACAAGGTAAGTTTATTGAAACACCGTAATCGACCTCACACTAATTTATACAGCTGCGGATGGTTGAGGGATTACTTTTATGGCTATATGGCTCCAAGTACTGGTTACCTTAAAGTCTTTGAGCTTAAATTTTATATGCCCGGCTTTATTTTGCGTTTTCCTGAAAAAAGCAATCCCACTGTAGTTCCTGAATATGTAGAGCAGCCGAAGCTTTTTAATATCTTCCGAGAAGCTGAAAAATGGGCAGGGATATTAGAAATTAAGAATGTTGGATCTTTAAATGAGCAAATCGCCTCTGGAAATGCAGGGGACTTAATACGTGTGTCAGAAGCTTTTCACGAGAAAAAAATCGCTGAGATAGCTGATTTAATAACTAAAAATCGCGATCAAATTCGTTTGATTTTGATTGCAGGACCATCCTCTTCTGGCAAAACAACTTTTGCCCAGAGGTTAGCAGTTCAGCTAAGGGTAAATGATGTTAGGCCCATATCTATATCTTTAGATGATTACTTCGTTTCTAGAGATAAAACACCATTAGATGAGTTGGGAGAGCCAGATTTTGAGGCCTTAGAGGCTATTGAATTGGATTTGTTTAACGAACATTTAACGAAACTTATTCAAGGTTCAGAGGTTGAATTACCAGTATTCGACTTTATTACAGGGCAGCGGGAATATAAGGGAAGAAGAGTTAAAATTAAAAGAGACCAGCCCATTATTATTGAAGGTATCCATGGCTTGAATGATCAACTGACAACTGCTATCCCCCGTGGCAGTAAATTTAAAATTTATATTAGCGCTTTAACCCAATTGAATATTGACGACCATAATCGAATCTCCACAACTGATGCACGAATTATTCGGAGAATTGTTCGTGATAATCAATTCCGTTCCAATGACGCTTTGAAAACTATTAGAATTTGGCCTAAGGTGAGGAAAGGAGAGGAAAGGAACATCTTTCCATTCCAAGAAAACGCTGATGTAATGTTTAATTCACATTTAGTATATGAATTGGCGGTTTTAGTGAAGTATGCAGCTCCCTTGCTGCAAAAAATTGATGAGCAATGTCCGGAGTATTCTGAAGCGAAGCGACTGTTAAAGTTTTTAGGGTATTTTTTGCCCATGGATGACAAGGAAGTACCTTTTAACTCAATTATACGCGAGTTTATTGGAAACAGCTGTTTTTGCTGA
- a CDS encoding deoxyribonuclease IV encodes MYIGAHISISKGFSFAIEQANKIGGNTMQFFSRNPRGAGAKALNLKDIALAQEKAEKYGFGSLVAHAPYIINLASSKEDLWELAIRIMSEDLSRMDQAGVAYLVVHPGSHVGQGIPFALKRVSQALNRILQSEGQSIVLLETMSGSGTEVGKSLDELAQMIKLVENKERVGVCLDTCHLYSGGYDLRQNLDQFILDLEEKIGLDKVKAVHLNDSINPLGSAKDRHANIGEGLIGKDALGKFVTHPKLNHLPFLLETPGGLEIYQQEIAYFKSLE; translated from the coding sequence TTGTATATAGGTGCCCATATTTCCATTAGCAAAGGATTTAGTTTTGCAATCGAGCAAGCAAATAAAATTGGCGGCAATACAATGCAGTTTTTCAGCCGTAACCCAAGAGGCGCCGGAGCAAAGGCGCTGAATTTAAAAGATATTGCCCTAGCCCAAGAAAAAGCAGAAAAGTATGGCTTTGGATCCTTAGTAGCTCATGCTCCCTATATTATTAATTTGGCTTCTTCCAAGGAAGATTTATGGGAGTTAGCAATTAGGATAATGTCTGAAGATTTATCCAGAATGGATCAGGCTGGAGTAGCATATTTGGTAGTTCATCCTGGAAGTCATGTAGGTCAAGGTATCCCTTTTGCTCTGAAAAGGGTGTCGCAAGCTTTGAACAGAATATTGCAGAGTGAAGGTCAATCCATAGTGCTTTTAGAAACAATGTCTGGTTCAGGGACAGAGGTCGGAAAATCCCTTGATGAACTAGCCCAAATGATTAAATTGGTTGAAAATAAGGAGAGAGTTGGCGTTTGTTTGGACACATGTCATTTATATAGTGGCGGCTACGATCTTAGGCAAAATTTAGATCAGTTTATTTTAGATCTAGAGGAGAAAATTGGCTTAGATAAAGTTAAAGCGGTACATTTAAATGATAGTATAAATCCTTTAGGCAGTGCGAAAGACCGCCATGCAAATATTGGAGAGGGTTTAATAGGGAAAGATGCTCTTGGCAAATTTGTTACCCATCCCAAATTAAACCACTTGCCTTTTTTGTTAGAGACACCAGGCGGGTTAGAAATTTATCAACAAGAAATTGCTTATTTTAAATCTTTAGAGTAG
- the nth gene encoding endonuclease III: MNMEQIDKKKTQEILNLLARSYPNAKPALNFANSFQLLIATILSAQSTDNQVNKVTANLFTKYQTPADIAVLTPEELAKDIKGCGLYHTKSKNIIATCKILADKYGGKVPDRLEQLVELPGVGRKTANVVLSNAFGQDAIAVDTHVLRVANRLGLANSTDPFKTEMQLQQVIPQKKWSLAHHWLIYHGRKRCKARRPDCLGCELTKICPRKGLN, translated from the coding sequence ATGAACATGGAACAAATAGATAAAAAAAAGACGCAAGAAATTTTAAATCTTTTAGCAAGAAGTTATCCTAATGCTAAGCCAGCTTTAAATTTTGCTAATTCCTTTCAATTATTAATTGCCACCATACTTTCGGCTCAGTCAACAGATAATCAAGTAAATAAGGTAACAGCTAATTTATTTACTAAATATCAAACCCCTGCGGATATTGCAGTCCTTACACCGGAAGAATTGGCTAAGGATATTAAGGGATGTGGATTATACCATACAAAAAGCAAAAATATTATTGCTACCTGTAAGATTTTAGCTGATAAATATGGAGGAAAGGTTCCCGATAGGCTAGAGCAATTGGTGGAATTACCGGGAGTAGGCCGAAAAACAGCTAATGTTGTCTTGAGTAATGCTTTTGGCCAGGATGCTATTGCAGTTGATACACATGTTTTGCGGGTAGCAAATAGGTTAGGGTTGGCTAATAGTACTGATCCATTTAAAACAGAAATGCAGCTGCAGCAGGTAATTCCCCAAAAGAAATGGTCCTTGGCTCACCATTGGCTTATTTATCATGGTCGAAAAAGATGTAAGGCCAGAAGACCAGATTGCTTAGGGTGTGAGTTGACAAAAATTTGTCCTCGAAAAGGATTAAATTAA
- a CDS encoding stalk domain-containing protein: protein MKLYVKSYLNIFLLVSTLFLFSIFSAPANASLSTSTAVKITLNGNELKPDIPPLVSSGRVLVPVRFVSNALKAQVKWDPKTNRVTIIQGKKIIKLIVGSKKAFKNEETILLDVPPQITKDTVVVPLRFISTALDVSIGWDAKTITVEISTGEPKVPEGKLAAEIPARIAFLDQNNLYLLGNKAGDSPKQITKDGLAQIIGWSYDGNWFAYLKRSSTETYYDKPYLYVVKADGTGGYKVDLNPVAGKPTWSPRANLIAYNTQETTGYLPHFNLKIALIKESEASIMELLPKNSNAVDFAWASDGQSMAVSFYPNSNHSFTMEKIGLSGEKSTLLVQNPLEATNSLPNSCPMNLKWSPQGNYIAYCLKESGTNNSRIQMLNLADQQIKDLAVIADYPQQLLWSLDEKMLTFLTNQQEIKVDVLSGEITQTSIVNNSYSQTNSNNSCSIYLQAKSSNETSLVLKYLDGNQEVELLKGLSLNQPFSVYWLK from the coding sequence ATGAAATTATATGTCAAGAGTTATTTAAATATTTTTTTACTTGTAAGCACATTATTTTTATTTAGCATTTTTTCCGCACCTGCTAACGCCTCTCTTTCCACTTCCACCGCCGTAAAAATTACTCTAAACGGCAATGAACTAAAACCAGATATTCCTCCACTGGTATCCTCTGGCAGAGTCCTGGTTCCTGTCCGCTTTGTAAGTAACGCTTTAAAAGCACAGGTAAAATGGGATCCAAAGACAAATAGGGTAACAATTATTCAAGGAAAAAAGATTATAAAACTAATTGTGGGAAGTAAAAAAGCCTTTAAAAATGAAGAAACAATTTTATTAGACGTCCCCCCACAGATAACCAAGGATACAGTTGTTGTCCCTCTAAGGTTTATCTCTACTGCCTTAGATGTTTCTATAGGCTGGGATGCAAAAACAATAACTGTAGAAATTAGCACCGGGGAACCAAAAGTTCCGGAAGGAAAGTTGGCAGCAGAAATTCCTGCTCGCATTGCTTTTCTTGATCAAAACAATTTGTACCTATTAGGTAACAAGGCGGGAGATAGCCCTAAACAGATCACCAAGGATGGTTTAGCACAAATAATTGGCTGGTCCTACGATGGAAATTGGTTTGCTTATTTGAAAAGATCTTCTACGGAAACATATTACGATAAACCGTACTTATATGTAGTAAAAGCTGATGGCACAGGTGGGTACAAAGTTGATCTTAATCCCGTTGCAGGGAAACCGACTTGGTCTCCCAGGGCAAATTTAATTGCTTATAACACTCAAGAAACAACTGGTTATTTACCTCACTTTAACTTAAAGATCGCCTTGATTAAAGAAAGTGAAGCTAGTATTATGGAATTGCTACCTAAAAATAGCAATGCAGTAGACTTTGCTTGGGCTTCTGATGGACAAAGTATGGCAGTTTCTTTCTATCCAAATTCGAACCATTCTTTCACAATGGAAAAGATAGGTCTAAGTGGAGAAAAATCTACTCTTCTAGTTCAAAATCCATTGGAAGCTACAAATTCACTGCCAAATAGCTGCCCAATGAATTTAAAATGGTCGCCCCAAGGCAATTATATTGCCTACTGCCTAAAGGAATCTGGCACTAATAATAGCAGAATTCAAATGCTTAACTTAGCAGACCAGCAAATAAAAGATCTTGCTGTAATAGCAGACTACCCTCAGCAATTGCTTTGGTCTTTAGACGAAAAAATGCTAACTTTTTTAACAAACCAACAGGAAATAAAAGTAGATGTACTTTCTGGGGAAATAACCCAAACTAGTATCGTAAATAACTCTTACTCACAAACTAATTCAAATAATAGCTGCTCAATTTACCTTCAAGCTAAATCAAGTAATGAAACTTCCTTGGTTTTAAAATACTTAGATGGTAATCAGGAAGTAGAACTGCTTAAAGGTTTGTCTTTAAATCAGCCGTTTAGTGTTTACTGGTTGAAATAG
- a CDS encoding rubrerythrin family protein, with protein sequence MSTEKNLKEAFAGESQANRKYLAFAQKADEEGYRTAAKLFRAAAEAEAIHASSHLKVMGEVQDTAANLQAGINGETFEFEKMYPEFIKEAEAEGNKAAVATFKRANEAEKVHAELYKKVLDSLDKNQDLGFYLCPVCGYIEINNAPDKCPICGVPGSRFKLID encoded by the coding sequence ATGAGCACAGAAAAAAATTTAAAAGAAGCTTTTGCCGGGGAGTCTCAAGCAAACCGCAAATATCTTGCTTTTGCTCAAAAAGCAGATGAAGAAGGTTATAGAACAGCCGCAAAACTTTTCCGCGCAGCTGCCGAAGCTGAAGCAATCCATGCTTCCAGCCACCTTAAAGTAATGGGTGAAGTTCAGGATACTGCAGCTAACCTACAAGCCGGTATTAACGGAGAAACTTTTGAATTTGAAAAAATGTATCCAGAATTTATTAAAGAGGCTGAAGCTGAAGGAAATAAAGCTGCTGTAGCTACCTTTAAAAGAGCCAATGAAGCAGAAAAAGTTCATGCAGAACTATATAAAAAAGTTTTGGATAGCTTAGATAAAAATCAAGATCTTGGTTTTTACCTCTGCCCCGTTTGCGGCTACATTGAAATAAATAATGCACCGGATAAATGTCCTATTTGCGGTGTACCTGGTTCTCGCTTTAAGCTTATTGATTAG
- a CDS encoding aconitate hydratase: MGDNIVRKILKEHLVSGELTSGQEIAIKIDQTLTQDATGTMAYLQFEAMGVPQVKTKLSVSYVDHNTLQTGFENADDHRFLQSIASKHGIYFSRPGNGICHQVHLERFGVPGQTLLGSDSHTPTGGGIGMLAIGAGGLDVAVAMAGGPFYLTMPKVVKINLTGQLPAWVSAKDVILEVLRLLSVKGGVGKIIEYGGTGVATLSVPERATITNMGAELGATTSIFPSDEITKTFLKAQKRDSDWVELLPDFDAEYDEIIELNLSELEPIVAQPHSPDAVEKVSVVGPIKVNQVAIGSCTNSSYTDLMRVASILKGKMVHPEVSLVISPGSRQVFKMLASNGALADLIAAGARILESACGPCIGMGQAPPSKGVSIRTFNRNFLGRSGTQDAQVFLASPEVAAASALTGVLTDPRTLGAPISIAMPEKFTIDDRMILAPSTEPEKVEIVRGPNIKPLPVNQALPQELSGDVLLKVEDNITTDHIMPAGSKVLPLRSNIPAISEHVFSSVDKEFAHRAKSSNGGFIVGGHNYGQGSSREHAALAPMYLGVKAVITKSFARIHKANLVNFGILPLTFVNEKDYEQIEQGDKLEFKDLYRQLNNSNQLTVHNITKGTSFQVNHNLSPRFIKIILAGGLLNYTKAQS, from the coding sequence ATGGGGGACAATATTGTCAGAAAGATTCTAAAAGAGCATTTAGTCAGCGGAGAGCTAACGTCAGGGCAGGAAATTGCCATTAAAATAGACCAAACACTTACCCAAGATGCCACAGGAACCATGGCTTACCTGCAATTTGAAGCTATGGGAGTACCTCAAGTTAAAACTAAATTATCAGTAAGTTATGTTGATCATAATACATTACAGACAGGCTTCGAAAATGCCGATGATCACCGCTTTTTGCAGAGCATAGCCTCTAAACATGGGATTTATTTTTCCCGGCCTGGAAACGGTATTTGCCATCAGGTTCACTTAGAGCGTTTTGGCGTACCAGGTCAAACTTTATTAGGTTCTGATAGCCACACTCCTACTGGCGGTGGTATTGGAATGTTAGCCATTGGGGCTGGCGGTTTAGATGTAGCTGTAGCCATGGCTGGGGGCCCATTTTATTTAACGATGCCTAAAGTAGTTAAAATTAATTTAACTGGACAACTTCCAGCTTGGGTATCGGCAAAAGATGTAATTTTAGAAGTTTTACGTTTGTTAAGCGTTAAAGGTGGAGTAGGTAAAATAATTGAATATGGCGGCACTGGTGTTGCAACTTTAAGTGTACCAGAACGAGCTACAATTACTAATATGGGTGCCGAACTAGGAGCAACTACTTCTATTTTTCCCAGTGACGAAATAACTAAAACATTTTTAAAAGCTCAAAAGAGGGATTCAGATTGGGTTGAACTCTTACCCGATTTTGATGCTGAATATGATGAAATTATTGAACTAAACTTATCTGAACTTGAACCAATTGTTGCTCAGCCTCATAGTCCTGATGCAGTCGAAAAAGTAAGTGTAGTTGGTCCTATAAAAGTTAACCAGGTAGCCATTGGAAGTTGCACCAATTCTTCTTACACGGACTTGATGCGTGTAGCCTCCATTTTAAAAGGTAAAATGGTACATCCGGAAGTCAGCTTAGTAATATCCCCGGGATCTAGACAAGTATTTAAAATGTTAGCATCTAACGGCGCTTTAGCAGATTTAATAGCTGCGGGAGCAAGAATTTTAGAATCTGCCTGCGGTCCTTGTATTGGAATGGGGCAAGCTCCTCCTTCTAAAGGTGTTTCTATAAGAACCTTTAATCGTAACTTTTTAGGCCGAAGCGGAACACAAGATGCTCAAGTATTTCTAGCTAGTCCCGAGGTAGCTGCCGCATCTGCTCTGACAGGTGTTTTAACAGATCCTAGAACCTTAGGTGCTCCTATTTCTATTGCAATGCCTGAAAAATTTACTATTGATGATCGTATGATACTTGCCCCATCTACTGAACCGGAAAAAGTGGAAATTGTTCGGGGGCCAAATATTAAACCTTTACCTGTAAACCAAGCATTGCCTCAAGAGTTGTCTGGGGATGTACTACTTAAAGTTGAAGACAATATTACAACTGATCATATTATGCCTGCAGGCTCTAAGGTATTACCTCTGCGTTCTAATATTCCAGCAATATCTGAACACGTTTTTTCATCTGTTGATAAGGAATTTGCCCATAGGGCAAAGAGTTCTAATGGAGGTTTTATTGTTGGTGGTCACAATTATGGCCAGGGCTCTAGTCGAGAGCACGCAGCCTTAGCTCCAATGTATCTTGGTGTTAAAGCCGTTATCACAAAATCCTTTGCCCGGATACACAAAGCAAATCTGGTTAACTTTGGTATTTTACCTCTTACATTTGTCAATGAAAAAGATTACGAACAAATTGAGCAAGGGGATAAACTAGAATTTAAAGATTTATACCGGCAGTTAAATAATAGTAATCAGCTAACAGTTCATAACATTACTAAAGGAACTAGTTTCCAGGTAAATCATAACTTGTCACCTCGTTTTATAAAAATTATTCTTGCCGGGGGCCTACTTAATTACACTAAAGCACAATCCTAA
- the trmL gene encoding tRNA (uridine(34)/cytosine(34)/5-carboxymethylaminomethyluridine(34)-2'-O)-methyltransferase TrmL: MIGGYFVHIVLVEPEIPQNTGNIVRTCAVTGSHLHLVRPLGFSTEDKYLKRAGLDYWHLVDIEYHDNFQQLQEKYADGNYYFATTKATKIHTKVKYANNDFLVFGSETRGLSKEILVANKEYCIRVPMLSEARCLNLANSVAVILYEALRQVGFPNLR, translated from the coding sequence ATGATAGGAGGCTATTTTGTGCATATTGTATTAGTTGAGCCGGAAATACCGCAAAATACAGGCAATATTGTTCGTACCTGCGCCGTAACTGGATCCCATTTACATTTGGTTAGACCATTAGGTTTTTCAACTGAAGATAAATATTTAAAAAGGGCAGGTTTAGATTATTGGCATTTAGTAGATATTGAGTATCACGATAATTTTCAGCAATTGCAGGAAAAATATGCTGATGGTAACTATTATTTTGCAACTACAAAGGCAACTAAAATTCATACCAAAGTGAAGTATGCTAACAATGATTTTCTAGTCTTTGGAAGTGAGACCAGAGGGCTGTCCAAAGAAATACTGGTTGCTAATAAAGAGTATTGTATACGGGTGCCAATGTTATCAGAGGCTCGGTGTCTCAACCTAGCCAATTCAGTGGCAGTTATACTTTATGAGGCACTAAGGCAGGTAGGCTTCCCCAATCTTAGATGA
- a CDS encoding tyrosine-type recombinase/integrase: MGEDYQKNNLIFCKENGEPIYPDRFYETHIELIKQAGLGHVRFHDLRHSVASAPIDRGFSLKDIAELLGHSSIQVTLDIYGHLQDKRKKAATDALSSLLPSGTEKK; encoded by the coding sequence TTGGGGGAAGATTATCAAAAGAATAACTTAATATTTTGTAAAGAAAACGGAGAACCAATATACCCTGATAGATTTTACGAAACCCACATTGAACTCATCAAACAAGCAGGCCTAGGCCATGTGAGATTCCATGATCTACGGCACTCTGTTGCTTCTGCACCAATCGATCGAGGTTTCTCCCTAAAGGATATCGCCGAGTTATTAGGTCATTCCTCTATTCAAGTCACGTTAGACATATACGGTCACTTACAAGATAAAAGAAAGAAAGCAGCAACTGATGCTCTTTCATCTCTTTTACCCTCTGGCACGGAGAAAAAATAA